GATATACGACAGCAGAATCACCCCGGTCACGCAGAACAGGGTGGTGGCGAGAAACAGATCCGCAGCCATCAGCGCAATCACGCCCATAACGCCAGTAATCGCCAGCGCGAAAATCAGCATATAGCCAGAAGCCTGGATGCGGCGGCGCAGCTCCAGGCCATGTACCTGGGCGATCGGGTCTACGAAGTCGGCCTCGCGGCCACTCTTGTTGAAAGTGTGTTCTGCAGTAATGTCCATGTTCTCTATGATTTTTAGAGATTGTTGTTTCGACCGTATCCCTGGGCCGCAATACCCTGTCTGCGCTGATGTGTTTGCAGCCAGGGGTCTATAGTAATGGCGAACGGTTTTGGCGCGGAGGTCACCATGGCAAAGTTGCAACTAATTTGTGATGACATTCTCAATTTGCAGGGTGACGGATTGGTGTGTCCGGCACATAAACACCTTATTCGCGGGCGTGGACTGTCGGCGCAGATCTATGACCGCGCCGGAAAAGCGTTAGTCAGTGAGTGCTTACAACAGCCGGAATGTGCCGTGGGAGAGGCGCGCCTTACCGGTGCACCGGGGTTGGCGGTGAGCTACCTGCTGCATACGGTAACCCCCCAGTGGAGCAGCGGCGACCAGTGGGGCGCTGAGGCCGTGGCCCAATTGCGCTGCTGCTACCGCAGCGTCCTGGCCCTGGCCCGGGCGCATGGGATGCGCCGGCTGCTGTTCCCGGCCCTGGGCGCCGGCACCAACCGCTTTCCCCACCAGATCGCCGCGCACCAGGGGCTCGAAGTACTGCGCGAGGCACAGGACGACTTCGAGACACTCACCGTCTGTCTGCACAGCCCCGCCGCACTGGCCGAATGGCGCCAAGTCGACGCGCGTTTTTTTGGCCGCCGATAACTTGCCACAAACCCACGGATATCTGCGATGAACGCTTCCAAACGCCGGCAATTACAGCGTGAACACCGGCCGGAGAATATTGCGCGGCGGCTCGCAGAAACACCGCGGCCCCAGCGCCTGTCGGACATGGTGCTGGGGGGAATCGACGGCTGTATTACCACCTTCGCCATCGCTTCCGGCGCCTTCGGCGCAGGGCTTTCGCCACTGGTAGTGCTCGCCTTGGGCCTGGCCAACCTGCTGGCGGACGGCATCAGCATGGCGGTGAGTAACTACGAAGCGGTCAACGCGCAGCAGCGCTTTGCCGACAACGCCCGACGTATCGAAGAGGAGCATATCCACCTGGTCCCCGAAGGGGAGCGCGAAGAAATCCGGCAGATATTTGCCAACAAGGGATTTAGCGGACAAAACCTGGAACATATCGTCGATACGGTAACCGCCAACCGCGGCTTGTGGATCGATACCATGCTGACGGAAGAGTACGGACTCAGCGGTACGCCCCCCGACCCGCTGGCCTCGGCCTGGTGGACATTTATTGCGTTTATTGTGGTCGGCGCCATTCCACTGCTGCCGTTTCTTGTTCCAGCGCTGGATTTTTCCCGCCAGTTTATCGTCAGTAGCCTGCTGGCAGCCCTGGTGTTTTTTTCCATAGGTTTGGTGAAAGGCTGGATCTATCACAGCTCTCCATTGCGTGCAGGGATGAAGACATTATTGCTGGGTGGTTGTGCGGCAGCGGTAGCGTATCTCGTCGGCAATGGAATGCAGCGGGCATTTGGCGCCATTTAGTGGTGAAACTGCCGGACTTCTACGGGTTTAGCCCCTTGACAGCACGCCGCCGGGTCACGGATTATTTTGGGGTTGACATCCATTATCATTCGCCAAATTCAATAGGATAGGCCCGTGGACCAGTGGAAGGAAACCGTCGCAGCGGCCAACTGCGCCTATAGCGAGGGACGCCATGCCGATGCCGAGCAGCTGTATATCGATGCCGCCCGCCGCGCCGCCCAGTTTGTTTCGCAGTGGCAGGATCGGGAGGCTGCGGTGGCAATGCTGTCGGTCAGCAATCAGAACCTGGCGGATCTCTATTTTCGTCAGGGCCGACATCCTGAGGCCCTCTCCACCTACGGCCACCTCCTGGCCCAGCTGAATTCCCTGCGCAGCGCCTCCGACGGCGATCCCGAGCTGGCCCAATTTGCCGAGCGCGCCTGGCGTCGCGTTGCCAGCGAGTTGTCGGGCGAAGTCCGCTCCCGCAAGCTTGCCCTTCCTGAAGACAATCCCGGCCTGGCCCAGGCTCTCGCCACCACGACCTGATCCTCCCAAATATCACTCAGTGACCGCCGGGATCAGAGTCATTGATTTTGCAACGGCATAAAGCTAGCTTGCTCTGAACGGTGTTTCATCGAGGAAGCTGGTGGCCGGTGCGCCCCACCGTGTTTCAACGATGTCGACGCTTTCGATTCGTAGAATTACCCAACAGGAATAATCGCCGTATGAAATTATTTGGCAGCTACACGTCGCCTTTCGTGCGCCATTGTCGTATCGCCCTGATGCAGTCCGGACTCGACTGGGAAATGGTGGAGCTGGATATCCACACCAGCGAAAACCCGGGTACTCCGACGTTGCGCGTCCCTTTTCTGGAAGATGGTGAACGGAAGCTGACCGACTCCACACCGATTATTAAATATGTGCGTGAGAAATCCGACCAATCATTTATTCCCGATGTGCAGGATCTTGACCGCTACTGCCTTGCCAACACTCTGCTGGATGCAGCGATCAATCTGTTCCTGCTGGAGCGCAGTGGTATTGATATCGATACCAATAAATACACCCGTCGCCAGCAACAACGTGTCGAATTGGTGCTCAAGGAGCTTGATTCCGTAACGCTACCCACCTCCGGTGATTTGAGCGATGCGGATTACCGCGTGGCGGTCGCTGCAGCCTGGGGGCAGTTCCGCAACCGGTTTTCCATTGCGTCTCATGCCAATCTGCAACAGCTGCTGGAAATTGCCGGAAAGGACCCGGTTTTCGTTGCGACCGCGCCGCCAGCAGCGTAACCGCTACGAAAACAAAATAGCGACAAGCAAGACATTTATCCGAAGTTTCAGCGCTATGGATATTTCCTAGAAAAGGAATAATAAAAATGAGCGACGATATTTATCAGGCTCCTGAGGCCGACCTGGAATCTGAGGTCGAGGTGGTCGAACACGAGTTTTATGTGGTGTCCGGCCCAAAATTTCTGGCTCTGATGATCGTCACACTGGGTTGGTATGAACTTTACTGGTTTTACCGGCACTGGAAGAATTACCGCATCTGCCACAAAGAAAGTATGTGGCCGGTTATGCGTGCCATTTTTTCCATATTTTTTGCCCACTCACTCTTCGGAAAGATTGATGCCAGCCTGCAGGTGGAAAATAAAAAATTCTCCTGGTCGCCCGGGCTGTTGGCAACGGTTTATGTAGTGTCGACTATAGTGAGTCGCTTGGCAGAGCGATTCGCCAACTATTCGGATGAAATAACGGTAATCGATCTGATTTCCCTAGGCTTGTTCCCGATCGTGATATGGTGCCTGTATCGCGTGCAGATGGCCGCGAATATTGCCTGCAATGACCCGCAGGCGAGCAGCAATGCCAATTTTACCCCGGCTAATTTTATCTGGCTGGCTATGGGGGCTCTGCTTTGGGGCCTGGTTATCTTTGGACTCTACGTTGGATTTGTAGAACCTGATTGGGCTTTATCTTAAAAAGTAGAACACCAATGGAAATTTATCGTCGCTGGCGGGAGTGTTCTGTGGTCAATTTACGGTAGAAAACGTTGCGAAAAAATCGAAACAAGTTGGGATGTTGAGCTAGCTCAATAGTTCCTGTAATCCCTTGGCGATATACACACTACTAACCAGCAGTATTACCGCGCTGCCAATGCGCTTGAAATGGTGATCGTGTATATGCACCAGCAGTATTTTTCCCATCACATTGCCGAAGATCGCTGCCGGAACCACGGCAAAAAACAGCCATTGCGGCAGTGAGATCGACAGATTCAGAAACATGGCGTAGTAACCGAGCTTGATC
This is a stretch of genomic DNA from Microbulbifer bruguierae. It encodes these proteins:
- a CDS encoding macro domain-containing protein; amino-acid sequence: MANGFGAEVTMAKLQLICDDILNLQGDGLVCPAHKHLIRGRGLSAQIYDRAGKALVSECLQQPECAVGEARLTGAPGLAVSYLLHTVTPQWSSGDQWGAEAVAQLRCCYRSVLALARAHGMRRLLFPALGAGTNRFPHQIAAHQGLEVLREAQDDFETLTVCLHSPAALAEWRQVDARFFGRR
- a CDS encoding VIT1/CCC1 transporter family protein; the encoded protein is MNASKRRQLQREHRPENIARRLAETPRPQRLSDMVLGGIDGCITTFAIASGAFGAGLSPLVVLALGLANLLADGISMAVSNYEAVNAQQRFADNARRIEEEHIHLVPEGEREEIRQIFANKGFSGQNLEHIVDTVTANRGLWIDTMLTEEYGLSGTPPDPLASAWWTFIAFIVVGAIPLLPFLVPALDFSRQFIVSSLLAALVFFSIGLVKGWIYHSSPLRAGMKTLLLGGCAAAVAYLVGNGMQRAFGAI
- a CDS encoding glutathione S-transferase family protein produces the protein MKLFGSYTSPFVRHCRIALMQSGLDWEMVELDIHTSENPGTPTLRVPFLEDGERKLTDSTPIIKYVREKSDQSFIPDVQDLDRYCLANTLLDAAINLFLLERSGIDIDTNKYTRRQQQRVELVLKELDSVTLPTSGDLSDADYRVAVAAAWGQFRNRFSIASHANLQQLLEIAGKDPVFVATAPPAA